One segment of Monomorium pharaonis isolate MP-MQ-018 chromosome 6, ASM1337386v2, whole genome shotgun sequence DNA contains the following:
- the LOC105829638 gene encoding E3 ubiquitin-protein ligase RBBP6, translated as MSVHYKFKSTLDYDTVSFDGLHISVADLKKAIFHQKRIGKNTDFDLQITNAQTKEDYMDDNALIAKNTSLIVARVPLTVQQKRSWDRNEAPPFSNVKDEANLGRAVDLTRLDGSEEDKIRAMMTQSTQDYDPSNYMKIRGANQTGDVPANYRCYKCHQPGHWIKNCPLGTNQEPIEIKKSTGIPRSFMVPVEGPLVPGAMMTPTGHYAVPAIDHQAYKEGKKERPPFSQDPEPIAEKPEIPEDLLCNICKDLLTDAVMIPCCGNSFCDECIRTFLLESEEHECPDCNERDVSPETLIPNRFLRNAVMNFKNETGYAKRQTYRLPAQSIGQITILTDQSKTETQQATSHPISQTKTIQSSVTQNAPSQEPMELQSTDLESALQHFSTNISGSQPPSSAILPESTSESQLQSDSVTKLTTDEETEVPPPPGTEPLLPIPALVSSPERERERSDPSIRDKKERDNEYSGERQSRERRPSFSRDGHRDRSGERGRRIENLRPLNRNRNRSLSPRHSQHGEYPSSSTVLPHLMNLPPSKGYQGHLADDGHYPTMHYDSGIRRSNEDRAGTPTVDEPHLHVPSSGNQPPLLPFPPGEERIPQPNYNQPPPNVPPHNPPLLPDPYMSHRIPLYSHQQGSHYGPPRYDRPPYQQQGYRPSQPPRNYSGPPRLMRGLHHIGYRNLQPPPPGLGRNIHNGNPSGIIDDPLEAFERMLREKDERDRRLGKHRRRSRTRSRSRSYSRSRSRSFGRRSPFASRISRSRSPPKRRSTRSPLSLRPRSRTPKRRSRSGSFSISRSRSYSRSQSPRLSLSRDRDRERDRERDRDRDRDRDRDRERDRDRDLLRYRSPVRSPPRFQRERDRERDRPRSREPRDGYNTYYGDSPAHDYPFRDRERNLPPRERPLPRYPIGRNQPSQHNIPPLMPHLVTGSHPPPPPPPPPPPPPPPPPLMSLGPSPTDRKDYYDSYNRYSGAPPPQRFSSPLRDSSSHKRFDDVAPPGTEGYYDLSPPGVEHSERSSRDDRERQRSLRDQEDREHLSKDHDNDERDRLRDDRGREREDRMRERDDRDRRIVNREDRDRPPREHEDRIREKDDRDRREKEKERDDRHIRDRRDDDRHVEKKDYDKDRYKDDRDRHRQDDKNRLREKERREREYESEKDRDRHERYERRSMERKKNRKSSSPYSQKSRGDPKDLSPERSTKKKEKDHEEKVEEKKKEKKIKEKKKKKDSDEKEKKKKKKKDKKSNQKEASAKDDLTIKTMETDGLLVESKTNNDTLSSSLKITDSVKTCNEENNIQNRIECISNKVSITPIKEEFEDKSLAMNPEPPEFNESSLGSGRLDRAEFATNPPNPNFKPIPELKSDMKPIDSLYGGLDDTEINTVITEKYSLLSEHPQIETKETAITTTTTTTATTTATTAVLATEKSPKKDEFLAPIPELSKWERDETTEKPDDDDDDDVSDSPTEKVQREDEPKSIKMVTSEVLKRAENAIFQKAINAIRPIEIKKISESRKILYQNPEPKVLETVESTVNRESRKSVNVTINVGRNERNVEITEPAKKAKLDRTKFKPVPETAYSPTRLSAKERLGEKIEDSKEKKISPIKGFLERRDAKNENQSRSRSPRREKRIASPLLERRVESSSLTATSSERKVFLEERKRDKDRGDRLKDRSDFRSGSELKAEREPRFDCRTDFRSNRNDTKGERVDKDRVDKERDREHRGRTPPSACVFKRTEISKVSLLKSKDDEEEKRREKKPREEKKRKKEHRSRSKSKEHKKRKDKKHKKDKEKNQEKKQKHKESAISKDKSDGNEIKISYAENVEPPILTDSLKKQRKNPRLVSDRKRSILDEASFEPDYSASDSESDGEEGKPSPAKKVKLDETELDKEMEIKSMKKRSKSSSSEDTSSSSDTTTSDSDSSDESHKKKRKKHKKHKKKKSAKKDSSSDSDTYSDSSDSSSDEEKHKKKSKKSKSRSKQSKKKKKSKHK; from the exons ATTATATGGACGACAATGcgttaattgcaaaaaataccAGTCTTATTGTCGCCAGAGTTCCTTTGACGGTACAACAAAAACGTTCTTGGGATCGAAATGAAGCTCCTCCATTTAGTAATGTAAAGGATGAAGCTAATTTAGGCAGAGCTGTAGATCTCACAAGATTAGATGGCTCAGAGGAAGATAAGATCCGAGCTATGATGACACAATCTACTCAAGACTATGATCCATCAAA TTACATGAAAATTCGTGGAGCCAATCAGACTGGTGATGTACCTGCAAATTATCGTTGTTACAAATGCCATCAGCCAGGACATTGGATAAAAAACTGCCCACTGGGGACAAATCAAGAAccaattgaaataaaaaagagcaCAGGTATTCCTAGAAGTTTTATGGTACCAGTCGAGGGACCTTTGGTACCTGGTGCTATGATGACACCTACAGGACATTATGCTGTTCCCGCTATTGATCA TCAGGCTTATAAGGAAGGTAAAAAAGAACGACCACCATTTTCGCAAGATCCAGAACCTATAGCTGAAAAGCCAGAGATACCAGAAGATTTGTTATGTAACATCTGCAAAGATCTTTTAACGGATGCAGTGATGATACCATGTTGCGGAAATTCCTTTTGTGACGAAT GCATTCGCACGTTTTTGTTAGAATCCGAAGAACACGAATGTCCAGATTGTAATGAAAGAGATGTATCGCCAGAAACTCTTATACCTAATCGATTTCTACGTAATGCAGTAATGAATTTTAAGAATGAAACTGGTTACGCCAAAAGACAAACGTATCGGCTTCCTGCTCAAAGTATTGGACAAATCACTATATTAACTGATCAGTCAAAAACTGAAACGCAACAAGCAACGAGTCATCCAATTTCTCAGACTAAAACCATACAGTCATCCGTTACTCAAAACGCACCATCGCAAGAACCTATGGAATTGCAATCCACTGATCTCGAATCTGCTTTGCAACACTTCTCAACCAATATCTCTGGTTCACAGCCACCGTCATCAGCca TTCTGCCTGAATCTACTTCAGAGTCACAATTACAAAGTGACTCggtaacaaaattaacaactGACGAGGAAACTGAGGTGCCTCCTCCTCCAGGAACAGAACCTCTACTTCCAATTCCTGCCCTCGTGAGCTCACCAGAGAGAGAACGCGAACGAAGTGATCCGTCTATTCGTGATAAGAAAGAGCGAGACAATGAATATTCAGGAGAGCGTCAATCACGAGAACGTCGACCAAGTTTTAGCAGAGATGGACATCGTGACAG AAGTGGAGAACGTGGTCGTAGAATTGAGAATTTACGGCCATTGAATCGCAATCGAAATCGATCCCTGTCTCCCAGACACTCTCAGCACGGTGAATATCCATCCTCAAGCACAGTTTTACCTCATTTAATGAACCTGCCTCCTTCCAAGGGTTATCAAGGACATTTAGCGGATGATGGGCATTATCCTACTATGCATTATGACAGTGGAATACGTAGGTCTAATGAAGATCGTGCAGGCACTCCAACA GTTGACGAACCCCACTTGCACGTACCCTCATCTGGCAATCAACCACCATTACTGCCTTTTCCACCAGGCGAAGAACGTATTCCACAACCAAATTACAATCAGCCACCACCAAACGTACCTCCGCATAATCCTCCGCTTTTGCCGGATCCGTACATGAGTCATCGAATACCGTTATATTCGCATCAACAGGGATCGCATTATGGACCACCGAGATATGATAGACCTCCTTACCAACAGCAAGGATATCGACCATCTCAGCCACCCCGAAACTATAGCGGACCACCGAGATTAATGAGAGGGTTGCATCACA TTGGATATAGAAACCTGCAACCACCACCACCTGGACTAGGtagaaatatacataatgGTAATCCATCTGG aATCATTGACGATCCGTTGGAAGCATTCGAACGAATGCTTAGAGAGAAGGATGAGAGAGATCGACGTTTAGGGAAGCATAGAAGAAGAAGCAGAACGCGATCTCGATCACGTAGCTACAGTCGATCGAGATCGCGCTCCTTTGGCCGTAGATCACCTTTTGCATCTCGCATCAGTAGATCTCGCAGTCCGCCAAAACGGAGATCAACGAGATCCCCGTTATCTCTCCGACCTCGTAGTCGTACTCCAAAGCGTAGATCAAGAAGCGGTAGCTTCTCTATCAGCAG ATCTAGATCGTATTCCCGTAGTCAGTCGCCAAGGCTATCTCTGTCGAGAGACAGAgatcgagagagagacaggGAAAGAGATCGCGATCGCGATCGTGATCGCGACAGGGATCGCGAGCGAGATCGAGATCGAGACTTACTGAGATATCGATCGCCAGTCAGATCACCTCCGAG atttcaaAGGGAAAGGGATCGCGAGAGAGACAGACCACGATCACGCGAGCCTCGAGATGGATATAATACTTACTATGGTGATTCACCGGCTCATGATTATCCATTCCGTGATCGTGAGCGCAATTTACCGCCTAGAGAGAGACCGCTGCCGAGATATCCCATAGGAAGAAATCAGCCGTCCCAACACAATATACCGCCGTTGATGCCGCATCTAGTCACTGGAAGCCacccaccaccaccaccaccaccaccaccaccaccaccaccaccaccaccaccacttATGTCATTGGGACCTTCACCTACGGACAGGAAAGACTATTATGATTCCTACAACAG ATATTCCGGAGCTCCACCGCCGCAGCGTTTTAGCAGTCCTCTGAGAGACTCTTCATCACACAAGCGATTCGACGATGTAGCACCGCCTGGTACTGAGGGCTACTACGATCTCTCGCCACCGGGTGTGGAACATTCCGAAAGATCATCGAGGGACGATCGTGAGAGGCAGCGCTCCTTGAGAGATCAAGAAGATCGGGAGCATTTATCTAAGGATCATGATAATGACGAACGTGATAGATTGAGAGATGATAG GGGTCGCGAACGTGAGGATCGTATGCGCGAGAGGGACGATAGAGACCGCAGAATCGTAAACAGAGAGGATCGCGATAGGCCGCCTAGAGAACATGAGGATAGAATACGAGAAAAAGATGATCGCGATagaagagaaaaggagaaggAACGAGACGATAGACATATTCGTGATCGTCGAGATGATGATAGACATGTCGAGAAGAAAGATTACGACAAAGATCG TTATAAAGATGATCGAGATCGCCATAGGCAAGACGACAAGAATCGGctgcgagagaaagaaagacgcGAACGCGAATATGAGTCTGAAAAGGATAGAGATCGTCATGAACGATACGAGAGACGCTCGATGGAGCGGAAAAAGAATAGGAAGAGTTCAAGCCCATACTCACAGAAATCCAGGGGCGATCCTAAAGATTTGTCGCCAGAACGAAGTACAAAGAAGAAGGAAAAGGACCACGAAGAAAAGGtggaagagaagaagaaggagaagaagataaaagagaagaagaagaagaaggacaGTGATgagaaggagaagaagaagaagaagaagaaggacaAGAAATCCAATCAGAAAGAAGCATCAGCCAAAGATGATTTAACGATCAAGACGATGGAGACGGACGGTCTGCTGGTCGAGAGTAAAACGAATAACGACACTTTATCTTCGTCGCTCAAGATCACGGACTCTGTAAAGACGTGTAATGAGGAGAATAACATTcagaatagaatagaatgtATTTCCAACAAAGTGTCTATCACGCCGATCAAAGAAGAATTCGAGGATAAGTCTTTAGCAATGAATCCAGAACCACCGGAATTCAATGAATCCAGTCTTGGCAGTGGTCGACTAGATCGTGCGGAATTTGCCACGAATCCACCGAATCCAAACTTCAAACCGATCCCGGAACTCAAGTCTGACATGAAGCCGATCGATAGTCTCTATGGAGGATTGGATGACACGGAAATCAATACTGTTATCACGGAGAAATATTCTCTGCTCTCGGAACACCCGCAAATCGAAACGAAGGAAACAGCCATCACTACTACCACCACTACCACCGCCACTaccaccgccaccaccgctGTCCTAGCAACAGAGAAATCGCCGAAAAAGGATGAATTTCTGGCGCCGATACCCGAGTTATCAAAGTGGGAAAGGGATGAGACAACCGAAAAGCCCGACgatgatgacgatgacgacgtaAGCGATTCGCCGACGGAGAAGGTCCAGAGAGAGGACGAGCCGAAATCGATCAAGATGGTTACGTCGGAGGTACTGAAGCGGGCGGAGAACGCCATATTCCAAAAAGCCATTAACGCGATCCGGCCGATCGAGATCAAGAAGATCAGCGAGAGTAGAAAGATACTTTATCAAAATCCTGAACCCAAGGTGCTGGAAACAGTGGAGTCCACTGTCAATCGAGAATCGCGAAAAAGCGTTAATGTGACGATCAACGTTGGCAGAAACGAGAGAAATGTCGAAATCACCGAACCGGCAAAGAAAGCTAAGCTCGATCGTACCAAATTCAAACCTGTGCCAGAGACAGCTTATTCACCGACTAGACTGTCAGCGAAAGAGAGACTCGGCGAGAAAATTGAGGACAGCAAGGAGAAAAAGATTAGTCCGATAAAGGGATTCCTGGAGAGGCGTGACGCCAAGAACGAGAATCAGTCGAGAAGTCGATCGCCcaggagagaaaagagaattgCCTCTCCACTTTTAGAGCGACGCGTCGAGTCTTCTTCGTTAACTGCGACAAGCAGCGAACGGAAAGTTTTTTTGGAAGAGAGAAAACGAGACAAAGATAGAGGCGATCGGTTGAAGGATAGATCGGATTTTCGAAGCGGCAGCGAATTGAAAGCAGAGAGGGAGCCTAGATTCGATTGTAGGACGGATTTCCGCTCCAATAGAAATGACACGAAAGGAGAACGCGTGGACAAAGATCGTGTGGACAAGGAACGAGACCGCGAACACAGAGGCAGAACACCTCCCTCGGCTTGCGTATTTAAAAGAACGGAAATATCCAAAGTCAGTTTGTTGAAGTCGAAAGATGATGAGGAAGAGAAAAGGCGGGAAAAAAAACCGCGGgaggaaaagaagagaaaaaaggagcACCGCAGTAGGAGTAAATCTAAAGAACATAAGAAACGTAAAGACAAGAAGCACAAAAaggataaagagaaaaatcagGAGAAGAAGCAAAAACACAAGGAGAGCGCGATCTCCAAGGACAAATCAGATGGTaacgagattaaaattagttACGCCGAGAACGTTGAGCCACCCATTCTGACAGACTCGTTGAAAAAACAAAGGAAGAATCCAAGACTGGTATCTGATCGCAAGCGCAGTATACTTGATGAGGCGAGTTTCGAGCCCGATTATTCAGCTTCAGACTCGGAATCTGATGGCGAGGAAGGTAAACCGTCACCTGCGAAGAAAGTTAAATTGGACGAAACAGAATTGGACAAAGAGATGGAGATTAAATCTATGAAAAAACGATCCAAGTCCAGTAGCAGCGAGGATACGTCCAGCAGTTCCGACACAACTACCTCTGACTCCGACAGCAGCGATGAGTcgcataagaaaaaaagaaaaaagcacaaaaagcataaaaagaaaaaatctgcTAAGAAAGACAGTAGTTCGGATTCAGACACTTATTCTGATTCGTCCGACAGTAGCAGTGACGAAGAGAAACATAAGAAGAAATCGAAAAAATCAAAGAGCAGAAGCAAGCAGtcaaagaagaagaaaaaatccaAGCATAAATGA
- the LOC105838357 gene encoding centrosomal protein 20 isoform X1: MATEKDLVNAVRESLKADGNLDRIKAEMCTEVIKLLDCSNKENKSETVKPSHDIVFLNELVREYLDWMGYKYSSTVFITECDLPKHCLDRKLLAQGLGVKDSEKSKNLPLLCGLVQTFTSLKNT; the protein is encoded by the exons ATGGCGACGGAAAAGGATTTAGTAAAtg CTGTACGAGAATCGTTAAAGGCCGATGGAAATCTTGATCGGATAAAAGCAGAAATGTGTACAGAGGTGATAAAATTGCTCGATTGttctaataaagaaaacaaatcaGAAACTGTCAAGCCTTCTCACGATATTGTTTTTCTCAATGAACTCGTCAGAGAATATCTGGATTGGATGGGTTATAAATATAGTTCTACTGTATTTATCACag AATGTGATCTTCCCAAACATTGCTTGGATCGTAAGCTTCTTGCACAAGGCTTAGGGGTAAAGGACAGTGAAAAGAGTAAAAACTTACCGCTATTATGTGGTCTTGTACAAACATTTACTagcttaaaaaatacttaa
- the LOC105838357 gene encoding centrosomal protein 20 isoform X2, producing MVLNKSVRESLKADGNLDRIKAEMCTEVIKLLDCSNKENKSETVKPSHDIVFLNELVREYLDWMGYKYSSTVFITECDLPKHCLDRKLLAQGLGVKDSEKSKNLPLLCGLVQTFTSLKNT from the exons Atggtattaaataaat CTGTACGAGAATCGTTAAAGGCCGATGGAAATCTTGATCGGATAAAAGCAGAAATGTGTACAGAGGTGATAAAATTGCTCGATTGttctaataaagaaaacaaatcaGAAACTGTCAAGCCTTCTCACGATATTGTTTTTCTCAATGAACTCGTCAGAGAATATCTGGATTGGATGGGTTATAAATATAGTTCTACTGTATTTATCACag AATGTGATCTTCCCAAACATTGCTTGGATCGTAAGCTTCTTGCACAAGGCTTAGGGGTAAAGGACAGTGAAAAGAGTAAAAACTTACCGCTATTATGTGGTCTTGTACAAACATTTACTagcttaaaaaatacttaa
- the LOC105838356 gene encoding DNA-directed RNA polymerases I, II, and III subunit RPABC2: MADEDFDGDEVADDFDDVDDEDNIELEPQEDDGENIELLNANEATGGVQRSKRITTRYMTKYERARVLGTRALQIAMCAPVMVELEGETDPLQIAMKELKQRKIPIIIRRYLPDNSYEDWGIDELIIIDH, encoded by the exons atggCTGATGAAGATTTCGACGGAGATGA GGTCGCGGATGATTTCGATGATGTGGACGACGAGGACAACATCGAATTAGAACCTCAAGAAGATGATGGTGAAAACATTGAATTATTGAATGCCAACGAAGCTACTGGTGGTGTTCAAAGGTCAAAAAGAATAACGACAAGATATATGACtaa atATGAAAGGGCAAGAGTTCTAGGCACAAGAGCATTACAGATAGCAATGTGTGCTCCCGTGATGGTAGAATTAGAAGGAGAGACAGATCCATTGCAAATTGCTATGAAGGAATTAAAGCAGCGAAAAATTCCTATAATTATACGTCGCTATCTGCCTGACAATAGCTATGAAGATTGGGGCATTGATGAGCTAATTATAATAGATCATTAA
- the LOC105831322 gene encoding DCN1-like protein 3 → MGNCFSCFKVPLPPSTSTNQSIALERKDETMELRGLFPNSCQSGSFVPETHANGNRKSMNTLSTFNNVGSDNCGSVSNIQSTLRLSRGFYARLQPLGRSSTSSGLNLNTELRQQREPSESKLNALFDQYKDPHEDVILPEGIERLCDDLQLSPDEFKILVLAWKLNAEQMCQFTRQEFVTGLKAMKVDSIRGIQARLPEIVQELTINSDLFKDLYRFTFRFGLDVISGQRILPADMAIDLWRLVFTIREPPLLTRWLNFLQCHHIRGIPRDTWNMFLNFAESIGDDLGAYDDAEAWPSLFDDFVEYENDQMNQNITKDDIMKDTSFDKA, encoded by the exons ATGGGAAACTGTTTTTCGTGCTTCAAGGTGCCACTTCCACCATCGACCAGTACTAATCAATCAATTGCATTGGAACGTAAAGACG AAACAATGGAACTCAGAGGTTTGTTCCCAAATTCTTGTCAATCTGGTTCTTTTGTGCCTGAAACACATGCAAATGGAAACAGGAAATCTATGAATACACTATCCACATTTAATAATGTAGGCTCAGATAATTGTGGATCTGTATCTAATATTCAAAGTACGCTGCGCTTATCGCGAGGGTTCTATGCGCGATTACAACCATTAGGACGATCCAGTACATCGTCAggtcttaatttaaatactgaaCTTAGGCAGCAAAGGGAACCGTCGGAAAGCAAACTAAACGCTCTCTTTGACCAATACAAG gatCCCCATGAAGATGTAATATTACCTGAGGGTATAGAAAGACTCTGTGATGATTTACAATTATCACCCgatgaatttaaaatacttgTGCTCGCATGGAAACTAAATGCGGAACAAATGTGCCAATTCACGCGCCAGGAATTTGTCACGGGATTAAAAGCGATGAAGGTTGATAGTATACGCGGTATACAGGCACGGTTGCCTGAAATCGTTCAAGAATTGACGATCAATAGTGATTTGTTCAAGGATCTCTATCGATTCACATTCCGATTTGGTCTCGACGTGATATCTGGTCAAAGAATCCTACCAGCTGATATGGCGATTGATCTTTGGAGACTCGTTTTCACGATACGTGAACCTCCGCTCTTAACGAGATGGCTAAACTTTCTACAATGTCATCACATCCGAGGGATACCTAGGGACACTTGGAATATGTTCTTAAACTTTGCCGAGAGCATTGGAGACGATCTTGGTGCTTATGATGATGCGGAAGCATGGCCAAGCTTATTTGATGACTTTGTAGAATATGAAAATGACCAAATGAACCAAAATATCACTAAAGATGACATTATGAAAGATACTTCTTTTGACAAAgcttaa